From Triticum urartu cultivar G1812 chromosome 2, Tu2.1, whole genome shotgun sequence, a single genomic window includes:
- the LOC125538460 gene encoding uncharacterized protein LOC125538460 isoform X4, whose product MAILISCVTSKALALHTSEDFRQQRSTGISVSSVRRPIHIGLTTKPRGISLPIRRATQIPAVGGDPGELLVLGANLPTPDFSSWVTWLVGAFFLAAPAYWRFRALEDKAEQTAEATIEMVEKVAEAAERIADDVSEAFPGNERLKKAASSVKAVADEIEKDVDKAEALLHKMR is encoded by the exons ATGGCGATCCTCATATCTTGTGTTACTTCCAAAGCCTTGGCGCTACACACATCAGAGGATTTTCGGCAACAGCGGAGCACTGGTATATCTGTATCATCTGTTCGCCGGCCAATCCATATCGGCTTAACCACGAAGCCTCGGGGTATCAGCCTGCCGATAAGAAGAGCAACCCA AATCCCAGCGGTCGGTGGAGACCCCGGAGAACTGCTAGTGCTAGGAGCCAATCTCCCAACACCCGACTTTTCTTCATG GGTCACGTGGCTTGTTGGTGCCTTCTTCCTTGCAGCGCCTGCTTACTGGCGATTCAGAGCACTGGAAG ATAAGGCGGAGCAAACAGCAGAGGCGACAATCGAGATGGTCGAGAaggtggcggaggcggcggagagaaTCGCCGACGACGTCTCTGAAGCGTTTCCCGGTAATGAAAGACTCAAGAAGGCAGCATCCAGTGTCAAAGCCGTGGCAGATGAGATCGAAAAGGATGTGGACAAAGCCGAGGCACTACTCCATAAG